Proteins from one Psychromonas sp. psych-6C06 genomic window:
- a CDS encoding SprT family zinc-dependent metalloprotease: MLTEEDKKALMLQGEHFFIEAECFFNRPFIRPTYLFNQRGKAAGTAHLQRNLIKINPILFANNKKEFFAQVIGHEVAHLITFQHYGKVRPHGKEWQHVMTQAFRLPALTTHQLNIDDVVGKQFPYRCLCSTHKLTIRRHNKVLKGTQYLCKKCRSILHFDPIV; the protein is encoded by the coding sequence ATGCTAACAGAAGAAGATAAAAAAGCACTTATGCTTCAAGGTGAACATTTTTTCATCGAAGCTGAGTGCTTTTTTAATCGCCCATTTATTCGTCCGACTTACCTTTTTAATCAACGAGGTAAAGCTGCCGGCACCGCACACCTACAACGTAACCTGATTAAAATTAATCCGATCCTCTTCGCTAACAATAAAAAAGAGTTCTTTGCACAAGTAATTGGTCATGAAGTTGCACACCTTATTACTTTTCAACATTATGGAAAGGTGCGCCCACATGGTAAAGAGTGGCAGCATGTAATGACACAGGCTTTCAGGTTACCAGCACTCACCACCCACCAACTTAATATCGATGACGTAGTCGGTAAACAGTTCCCCTATCGTTGTTTATGTAGTACGCATAAACTGACAATTCGTCGTCATAACAAGGTACTTAAAGGTACACAATATCTCTGTAAAAAATGTCGCTCGATACTTCACTTTGATCCGATAGTTTGA
- the rsd gene encoding sigma D regulator, whose protein sequence is MLTKLEQAKEEWGGTLSIIDNWLEARQECVVLYCQLAGLPPYQTSERSLPEQKKITKFCQLLLDYASTGHFEVYEQIIAQCKLDGVENLKIAQELYSRITTTTDTALNFNDKYAENASDKALLDFDKDLSELGQIMEGRFEREDQLLEVVHLHHTLA, encoded by the coding sequence ATGCTAACCAAATTAGAACAAGCAAAAGAGGAATGGGGAGGCACGCTATCCATTATCGATAACTGGCTTGAAGCACGACAAGAGTGCGTGGTTTTGTATTGTCAATTAGCAGGACTGCCACCTTACCAAACATCAGAGCGCAGCTTGCCAGAACAGAAAAAGATCACTAAATTCTGTCAGTTATTGCTTGATTATGCTTCAACAGGCCATTTTGAGGTTTATGAACAGATTATTGCTCAGTGCAAACTAGATGGTGTAGAGAACTTGAAAATTGCACAAGAGCTTTACTCTCGTATCACTACCACAACAGATACAGCACTTAACTTTAATGATAAATATGCAGAAAATGCGAGTGATAAAGCACTGCTTGATTTCGATAAAGATCTGTCGGAACTAGGACAGATTATGGAAGGACGTTTTGAACGAGAAGACCAACTACTAGAAGTAGTTCACCTTCATCATACTCTCGCTTAA
- the hemE gene encoding uroporphyrinogen decarboxylase: MTELKNDRYIRALLKQDVDKTPVWMMRQAGRYLPEYKATRAQAGDFMSLCRNADLACEVTLQPLRRFDLDAAILFSDILTIPDAMGLGLYFAEGEGPKFERPISCKKDVDNLIMPDPEGELQYVMNAVRTIRRDLKGEVPLIGFSGSPWTLATYMIEGSGSKFFTKIKKMAFADPQILHALLDKLADSVISYLNAQIAAGAQSVMVFDTWGGILSPRDYKDFSLQYMAKIVDGLTRSYDGQKIPVTLFTKNGGQWIEQIADTGCDGIGLDWTIDMAEAKARVGSRVALQGNMDPSMLYASPERIRQEVATILEGFGTGNGHVFNLGHGIHLDVPPENAKVFVDAVHELSVPYHQ; the protein is encoded by the coding sequence ATGACGGAATTAAAAAATGATCGTTATATTCGCGCTTTGTTAAAGCAAGATGTTGATAAAACACCGGTATGGATGATGCGTCAGGCTGGTCGTTACTTGCCAGAATATAAAGCTACACGTGCACAAGCAGGTGATTTTATGTCGCTTTGCCGTAATGCTGATCTTGCCTGTGAAGTGACACTGCAACCTCTGCGCCGTTTCGATCTTGATGCTGCTATTCTATTTTCTGATATTCTAACCATTCCTGATGCGATGGGATTAGGTTTATATTTTGCAGAGGGTGAAGGCCCTAAATTCGAACGACCAATTAGTTGTAAGAAAGATGTTGATAACCTAATCATGCCTGATCCTGAAGGTGAACTGCAGTATGTCATGAATGCGGTACGTACGATTCGTCGTGATTTAAAGGGCGAAGTGCCTTTGATCGGTTTCTCAGGAAGCCCATGGACTTTAGCGACTTATATGATTGAAGGTAGTGGCTCAAAATTTTTCACTAAAATTAAAAAAATGGCCTTTGCTGATCCTCAAATTTTACACGCATTATTAGATAAGTTAGCGGATTCTGTGATTAGTTACTTAAACGCACAAATTGCTGCGGGCGCGCAATCTGTGATGGTATTTGATACCTGGGGCGGTATTTTATCACCACGCGATTACAAAGACTTCTCGCTGCAATATATGGCAAAAATAGTTGATGGCTTAACCCGCAGCTATGATGGTCAAAAAATTCCAGTGACGTTATTTACAAAAAATGGCGGTCAATGGATCGAGCAGATTGCAGATACGGGTTGTGATGGAATCGGTCTGGATTGGACGATTGATATGGCAGAGGCGAAAGCACGTGTTGGCTCTCGTGTTGCGCTTCAGGGTAATATGGACCCATCAATGTTATACGCTTCTCCAGAAAGAATTCGTCAGGAAGTTGCCACTATTCTGGAAGGCTTTGGTACGGGGAATGGTCATGTGTTTAATCTAGGGCACGGTATTCATTTAGATGTGCCACCTGAAAATGCCAAAGTGTTTGTTGATGCAGTACATGAGTTAAGTGTGCCTTACCATCAATAA
- a CDS encoding peptidoglycan DD-metalloendopeptidase family protein — protein MFFLNRIKAFFTVFISFINNLPRKHFFALIILFVCLLVISFLPSQSEPAKNIKRPLTLPVHVPVDDGYAKAVPATALPEKYGDTDFDFSGKREIVWTIKEGDSLSTLFQKEGLSAAVLHALQEADKDHLRLGNLLPGQEIKLLLDAENQLLALKIKIDFASTLSFVLKEGSYVSFLDTQEGEWRNSYYEGNVTGSFYINAKQAGLSAGQIQQISSALQEKFDFNRQLRIGDTFHVLVSKQYIDGQYTYDSEVLAVLIKTNRQTYSAFLNEDGRYYDEDGKGLGKAYRRSPLDGRNRISSSFNPRRLHPVTKRISPHNGTDFAVGIGTKVYSIGDGVVQRAGYHPAAGNYIVIKHGRKYTTRYLHLSKIYVSKGQRVKMGRLIAKSGNTGRSTGPHLHYEFHIYGKPVNAMKVNLPLSQEIPKKNKKAFNARRDGYLKEMNES, from the coding sequence ATGTTTTTTTTAAATCGCATTAAAGCGTTTTTTACAGTGTTTATTTCGTTTATTAATAACCTACCGCGTAAACATTTTTTTGCCCTTATTATTTTGTTTGTGTGTCTGCTGGTTATTTCTTTCTTACCAAGTCAGTCTGAACCCGCTAAAAATATTAAGCGCCCACTAACCCTGCCTGTGCATGTCCCTGTTGATGATGGCTATGCTAAAGCAGTGCCTGCCACTGCTTTACCTGAAAAGTATGGTGATACTGATTTTGATTTTAGCGGTAAACGGGAAATCGTCTGGACGATTAAAGAGGGAGACTCGTTAAGTACGCTGTTTCAAAAAGAAGGGCTTTCTGCTGCCGTACTCCATGCTTTACAAGAAGCGGATAAAGATCATTTACGCTTAGGAAATTTATTACCAGGGCAAGAGATTAAATTATTACTGGATGCCGAGAATCAATTACTAGCGTTAAAAATAAAAATTGATTTTGCTAGTACCTTGTCATTTGTACTAAAAGAGGGGAGCTACGTCTCATTTTTAGATACTCAGGAGGGAGAGTGGCGTAACAGTTATTATGAAGGTAATGTTACTGGTAGTTTCTATATTAATGCTAAACAAGCAGGCCTTTCTGCAGGGCAAATTCAGCAGATATCAAGCGCGCTACAGGAAAAGTTCGATTTTAATCGTCAATTACGCATCGGTGATACTTTTCATGTATTAGTCTCTAAGCAATACATTGATGGTCAGTATACTTACGACAGTGAAGTCTTGGCGGTATTAATTAAAACTAATCGACAAACCTATAGTGCTTTCTTAAATGAAGATGGACGTTACTATGATGAAGATGGAAAAGGGCTAGGCAAAGCTTATCGCCGTTCACCACTTGATGGTCGTAATCGCATCAGTTCATCATTTAATCCAAGACGCTTACACCCCGTCACGAAAAGAATCTCACCACATAATGGCACCGACTTTGCTGTAGGCATCGGTACGAAGGTTTACTCTATTGGTGATGGTGTAGTGCAACGAGCTGGCTATCATCCGGCCGCCGGTAATTACATTGTTATTAAGCATGGGCGTAAATATACCACCCGTTATTTGCATCTTAGTAAAATATACGTCAGTAAAGGGCAACGCGTTAAAATGGGACGTTTGATTGCCAAATCAGGTAACACTGGGCGCTCAACGGGACCACATTTACATTACGAATTTCATATCTATGGTAAACCGGTAAATGCAATGAAGGTTAATCTACCACTTTCTCAAGAGATTCCGAAAAAGAATAAAAAGGCATTTAACGCAAGGCGCGATGGGTATTTGAAAGAGATGAATGAAAGTTAG
- the nudC gene encoding NAD(+) diphosphatase, which yields MNKGKNCWWFIIAQGQILLQPQGELIPYGNLDDLPLTESIVKDRVHIGEYQSSPCYLINLKQPQDIGFGEYSELRALLGVVDDRLFDMAGRAFQLVLFYQTHQFCGQCGNKMHAIDWEVAMKCYHCQHRCYPRVSPCMIVSVRKGKKLLLALHRRHQKNNLQVFTTLAGFTEAGETLEHCVEREVFEEVGLKVKNIEYVASQPWPFPHSLMMGYVAEYQSGDINIDPKELVSAAWYDLDDLPNLPNEGTLARRLINCQIDKIC from the coding sequence ATGAATAAAGGGAAAAATTGTTGGTGGTTTATCATTGCGCAGGGACAGATTTTGTTGCAACCTCAGGGCGAACTTATCCCTTATGGTAATTTAGATGATCTTCCTTTAACCGAATCCATCGTCAAAGACAGAGTGCATATTGGAGAATACCAATCTAGCCCATGTTATCTAATTAATCTTAAGCAACCGCAAGATATTGGCTTTGGTGAGTACAGTGAACTACGTGCTTTATTAGGTGTGGTTGATGATCGCTTATTTGATATGGCTGGCCGTGCATTTCAACTCGTGCTGTTTTACCAAACCCATCAATTTTGTGGTCAGTGTGGCAATAAAATGCATGCGATTGATTGGGAGGTGGCGATGAAATGTTACCACTGTCAGCATCGTTGCTACCCAAGGGTTTCCCCTTGCATGATTGTTTCGGTACGCAAAGGTAAAAAATTGTTACTTGCTTTGCATCGACGTCATCAGAAAAATAATTTACAAGTATTCACTACGCTTGCGGGTTTTACAGAAGCTGGTGAGACACTAGAACATTGCGTTGAACGTGAAGTATTTGAAGAAGTTGGCCTCAAAGTAAAAAATATTGAGTATGTCGCTAGCCAGCCTTGGCCATTCCCACATTCTTTGATGATGGGGTATGTCGCAGAGTATCAATCAGGTGATATTAATATTGATCCAAAGGAGTTAGTCAGTGCAGCTTGGTACGACTTAGATGACTTACCAAACTTGCCTAATGAAGGAACCTTAGCGAGGCGATTAATTAATTGTCAGATAGATAAGATCTGCTAG
- the metK gene encoding methionine adenosyltransferase, which yields MSRDLFTSESVSEGHPDKIADQISDAVLDAILKQDKKARVACETYVKTGMVMVGGEITTDAWVDIEEITRNTVREIGYTSSEMGFDADSCAVLNVVGKQSPDINQGVDRSDPREQGAGDQGLMFGYATNETDVYMPAPVTYAHRLVKKQAEVRKNGQLDWLRPDAKSQVTFAYENGVIVGIDAVVLSTQHSEEIKQNDLVEAVMEEIIKPVLPANLLSERTKFHINPTGRFVIGGPVGDCGLTGRKIIVDTYGGTARHGGGAFSGKDPSKVDRSAAYAARYVAKNIVAAGLADRCEIQVSYAIGVAEPTSISVETFGTEKVAKDLIVSLVSKHFDLRPYGLIEMLDLIQPIYQETAAYGHFGREQFPWEALDKVEALKADAF from the coding sequence ATGTCACGTGACTTATTTACTTCAGAATCAGTTTCTGAAGGTCATCCAGATAAAATCGCCGATCAAATCTCTGATGCGGTACTTGATGCCATTTTAAAGCAAGATAAAAAAGCACGTGTTGCTTGTGAAACCTATGTAAAAACAGGCATGGTAATGGTTGGTGGTGAAATCACCACTGACGCTTGGGTCGATATCGAAGAGATCACTCGTAATACAGTACGTGAAATTGGTTACACAAGTTCAGAAATGGGCTTTGATGCAGACTCTTGTGCCGTATTGAATGTAGTTGGTAAGCAGTCACCAGATATCAATCAAGGTGTTGACCGTAGCGACCCTCGTGAACAGGGTGCTGGCGACCAAGGTTTAATGTTTGGTTACGCAACAAACGAAACTGACGTTTACATGCCTGCACCAGTCACTTACGCACATCGTTTAGTAAAAAAACAAGCAGAAGTTCGTAAAAATGGACAACTTGACTGGTTACGTCCAGATGCAAAGAGCCAAGTAACGTTTGCCTATGAGAATGGCGTTATTGTGGGTATTGATGCGGTAGTACTTTCTACACAGCACTCTGAAGAGATCAAACAAAATGATCTTGTTGAAGCAGTAATGGAAGAGATCATCAAACCTGTATTACCAGCAAACCTATTATCGGAGCGCACTAAGTTTCACATCAACCCAACAGGGCGTTTTGTTATCGGTGGTCCGGTAGGAGATTGTGGTCTTACGGGTCGTAAAATCATCGTTGATACTTACGGTGGTACTGCACGTCACGGTGGTGGTGCATTCTCAGGTAAAGATCCATCAAAAGTTGACCGTAGTGCAGCATACGCAGCACGCTATGTTGCAAAAAATATTGTTGCAGCTGGTCTTGCAGATCGTTGTGAAATTCAAGTTTCATATGCCATTGGTGTTGCTGAGCCAACATCTATTAGTGTTGAAACATTTGGCACTGAAAAAGTTGCAAAAGATCTTATCGTTAGTTTAGTGAGCAAACACTTCGATTTACGCCCATACGGATTAATCGAAATGTTAGATCTTATCCAACCTATCTACCAAGAAACAGCTGCATATGGTCACTTTGGTCGTGAACAGTTCCCTTGGGAAGCATTAGATAAAGTTGAAGCGCTTAAAGCAGATGCATTCTAA
- the purH gene encoding bifunctional phosphoribosylaminoimidazolecarboxamide formyltransferase/IMP cyclohydrolase, whose protein sequence is METSRPIKRALLSVSDKAGIVEFARELAEKGVEILSTGGTCKLLADNGINVTEVSDYTGFPEMMDGRVKTLHPKIHGGILARRGVDEEIMSANDIQAIDMVVVNLYPFAATVANPDCKLEDAIENIDIGGPTMVRSAAKNHKDVTIVVNASDYSRILEEMNSNDGSLTYQTRFDLAIAAFEHTAQYDGMIANYFGTKVPSYGENKEGDEESQFPRTFNMQFQKKQDMRYGENSHQAAAFYVENEVQEASVSTATQLQGKALSYNNIADTDAALECVKEFSEPACVIVKHANPCGVAVAGNILDAYEGAYKTDPTSAFGGIIAFNRELDADTAEAIVSRQFVEVIIAPTVSAEAAQIVAAKKNLRLLECGQWADKTTEFDIKRVNGGLLVQDRDQGMVGLDDLKVVSKRQPTESEMTDLLFSWKVAKFVKSNAIVYVKNSATVGVGAGQMSRVYSAKIAGIKAADENLVVEGSVMASDAFFPFRDGIDAAAEAGISCVIQPGGSMRDDEVIAAADEHGMAMVFTGMRHFRH, encoded by the coding sequence ATGGAAACTAGCCGACCGATCAAAAGAGCACTACTGAGTGTTTCTGACAAAGCAGGTATTGTTGAATTTGCACGTGAATTAGCAGAGAAAGGTGTTGAAATCCTTTCTACAGGTGGTACTTGTAAACTACTTGCTGATAACGGCATTAATGTAACTGAAGTTTCAGATTACACAGGTTTTCCTGAAATGATGGATGGGCGTGTTAAAACACTTCACCCGAAAATCCATGGTGGCATTCTTGCTCGCCGCGGTGTTGACGAAGAGATTATGTCAGCAAACGATATTCAAGCGATTGATATGGTTGTTGTAAACCTATATCCATTTGCTGCAACGGTTGCGAACCCAGATTGTAAACTCGAAGATGCGATTGAAAATATCGATATCGGTGGTCCAACAATGGTTCGCTCTGCAGCGAAAAACCACAAAGATGTAACGATTGTAGTTAATGCGTCTGACTACTCACGTATTTTAGAAGAGATGAACAGCAACGATGGTAGCCTAACTTACCAAACGCGTTTTGACCTAGCGATTGCTGCTTTTGAGCATACTGCTCAATACGATGGCATGATTGCAAACTACTTCGGTACTAAAGTGCCGAGTTACGGTGAAAATAAAGAAGGCGATGAGGAATCTCAATTCCCACGCACTTTCAACATGCAATTCCAGAAGAAGCAAGACATGCGTTACGGTGAGAACTCTCATCAAGCTGCTGCTTTCTATGTTGAAAATGAAGTTCAGGAAGCATCTGTTTCTACTGCAACACAGCTTCAAGGTAAAGCGCTTTCGTATAACAATATCGCCGATACTGACGCGGCACTTGAGTGTGTTAAAGAGTTCTCTGAGCCGGCGTGTGTGATCGTGAAGCATGCAAACCCATGTGGTGTTGCAGTTGCAGGTAATATCTTAGATGCTTACGAAGGTGCTTACAAAACAGATCCTACCTCTGCATTCGGTGGCATTATCGCGTTTAACCGTGAACTAGATGCAGACACGGCAGAAGCGATTGTTTCTCGTCAATTTGTTGAAGTTATTATTGCACCAACAGTAAGCGCAGAAGCTGCACAAATTGTTGCTGCTAAGAAAAATCTACGTTTGCTTGAATGTGGTCAGTGGGCTGATAAAACTACTGAATTCGACATCAAACGTGTTAACGGCGGTTTATTAGTGCAAGACAGAGACCAAGGTATGGTTGGACTTGATGATCTTAAAGTAGTTTCTAAACGTCAACCAACAGAGTCTGAAATGACAGATCTTCTATTTAGCTGGAAAGTGGCTAAATTTGTTAAGTCTAATGCGATTGTTTACGTTAAAAATAGCGCAACGGTTGGCGTTGGTGCAGGTCAAATGAGCCGTGTTTATAGTGCGAAAATCGCAGGTATTAAAGCTGCTGACGAAAACCTAGTGGTTGAAGGTTCAGTAATGGCGTCGGATGCATTCTTCCCATTCCGTGATGGTATCGATGCAGCTGCAGAAGCAGGCATTAGCTGTGTTATTCAGCCAGGTGGTTCAATGCGTGATGACGAAGTTATCGCAGCCGCTGACGAGCACGGCATGGCGATGGTGTTCACGGGGATGCGTCACTTCCGCCATTAA
- a CDS encoding DUF3802 family protein gives MLLDSEAYHACIGYFADNLDLFEGVNGSEEGVLIADIVSDQIADMLLTFFQQQPQLEPAVRLTVMAEGDKLLEDIEQILGMFWNKSATPSQREFIEEYFLLLKNSLDSQVAEHA, from the coding sequence ATGTTACTTGATAGTGAAGCTTACCATGCCTGTATCGGTTATTTTGCTGACAATTTAGATCTTTTTGAAGGTGTTAATGGCTCTGAGGAAGGGGTGTTAATTGCTGATATTGTTTCTGATCAGATAGCGGATATGTTACTCACTTTTTTTCAGCAACAGCCACAACTTGAGCCTGCGGTGCGGTTAACTGTAATGGCTGAAGGTGACAAATTGTTGGAAGATATTGAGCAAATATTGGGAATGTTTTGGAATAAGTCAGCCACGCCTTCGCAACGTGAGTTTATTGAGGAGTACTTTTTACTGCTGAAAAATAGCCTAGATTCTCAAGTTGCAGAGCATGCTTAA